A window of the Thermodesulfobacteriota bacterium genome harbors these coding sequences:
- the rpiB gene encoding ribose 5-phosphate isomerase B — translation MEKIAIASDHAGRELKEDLKEFLSGAGLEPVDMGPDGDESVDYPDYGFPLAGKVSTGEMDRGILICGTGIGMSIVANKFPGVRAALVSDVYSARMAREHNDSNVLVIGGRTTGKGLAREILKVWLETKFAAGRHQRRLDKITEVEKKSFNTVKKGG, via the coding sequence ATGGAAAAGATAGCCATAGCGAGCGACCACGCCGGGAGGGAGCTCAAGGAAGACCTTAAAGAGTTCTTGAGCGGCGCCGGCCTTGAGCCGGTGGACATGGGCCCTGACGGGGACGAGTCCGTGGACTACCCGGACTACGGCTTTCCGCTTGCCGGGAAGGTCTCCACGGGCGAGATGGACAGGGGCATACTCATATGCGGCACCGGCATAGGGATGAGTATCGTCGCCAACAAGTTCCCCGGGGTGAGGGCCGCGCTCGTAAGTGACGTCTACTCGGCGCGGATGGCCAGGGAGCACAACGACTCGAACGTGCTCGTCATAGGCGGCAGGACCACGGGCAAGGGGCTCGCGCGAGAGATCCTGAAGGTCTGGCTCGAGACGAAGTTCGCCGCCGGAAGGCACCAGAGAAGGCTCGACAAGATAACCGAGGTCGAGAAGAAGAGCTTTAATACCGTTAAGAAGGGCGGGTAG
- the acpP gene encoding acyl carrier protein, producing the protein MSTENKVKKIIVDQLGVSDDEVTQQASFVDDLGADSLDTVEMVMAFEEEFSIEIPDEDAEKIKTVQNAIEYIDKKAK; encoded by the coding sequence ATGTCGACAGAGAACAAGGTTAAGAAGATCATAGTGGACCAGCTTGGCGTTTCCGACGACGAGGTGACCCAACAGGCCTCGTTCGTGGACGACCTCGGGGCCGACTCCCTCGACACCGTCGAGATGGTCATGGCCTTCGAGGAGGAGTTCTCGATAGAGATACCCGACGAGGACGCCGAAAAGATAAAGACCGTCCAGAACGCCATAGAATATATAGATAAGAAGGCCAAGTAG
- the fabF gene encoding beta-ketoacyl-ACP synthase II, protein MRRVVVTGLGMVSPLGTGVGKSWEGITEGRTGIRTITRFDPEGFPVRIAAEVPDFDPTSVIEKKEIKKMDFFIQYAMSASIEAFEGSGFKVTEDNAERVGVYIGSGIGGLSGIERWHDVLREKGPGRIGPFFIPMVLINLASGQVSIRLGAKGPNSCAVTACATGTHSIGDAFRMIQRGEADCMVAGGCEGAITKLCVAGFNAMKALSTRNDEPEKASRPFDKGRDGFIIGEGAGVVVLEELESARKRGAEIYAEVAGYGMNSDAYHMTTPSVDGEGAARCMKLAMKDAGLSPEDVDYINAHGTSTYYNDLYETKAIKGVFGAHAKKVKVSSTKSMTGHLLGAAGGIEAVFTVLAIKNGVLPPTVNYETPDPECDLDYVPNVAEEGGIRAALSNSFGFGGTNAVLAFKAFKG, encoded by the coding sequence ATGAGAAGGGTCGTAGTGACGGGTCTGGGTATGGTAAGCCCGCTGGGTACGGGGGTCGGGAAGTCCTGGGAGGGTATCACGGAGGGCAGAACGGGGATAAGGACCATAACGAGGTTCGACCCCGAGGGTTTTCCCGTACGCATTGCCGCGGAGGTGCCGGACTTCGACCCCACCTCGGTGATAGAAAAAAAAGAAATAAAGAAGATGGACTTCTTTATCCAGTACGCCATGAGCGCGAGTATCGAGGCGTTCGAGGGGTCCGGCTTCAAGGTAACGGAAGATAACGCCGAAAGGGTCGGGGTCTATATCGGCTCGGGTATCGGGGGGCTCTCGGGCATCGAGCGCTGGCACGACGTATTGAGGGAAAAGGGACCGGGCAGGATAGGTCCCTTTTTCATCCCCATGGTCCTTATAAACCTGGCCTCCGGCCAGGTCTCCATACGGCTTGGAGCGAAGGGACCCAACAGCTGCGCCGTCACGGCCTGCGCCACGGGCACCCACTCCATAGGCGACGCGTTCAGGATGATCCAGAGGGGGGAGGCCGACTGTATGGTGGCCGGCGGCTGCGAGGGAGCTATTACGAAGTTATGTGTCGCCGGTTTCAATGCCATGAAGGCGCTATCCACCCGTAACGACGAACCCGAGAAGGCGAGCCGTCCTTTCGATAAGGGGCGGGACGGTTTTATCATAGGCGAGGGCGCGGGCGTGGTCGTGCTCGAAGAGCTCGAGAGCGCGCGGAAGAGGGGGGCCGAGATATACGCCGAGGTCGCCGGATACGGAATGAACTCGGACGCCTACCACATGACCACCCCTTCGGTGGACGGCGAGGGCGCCGCCAGGTGCATGAAGCTTGCCATGAAGGACGCGGGTCTCAGCCCCGAGGACGTGGACTATATAAACGCACACGGCACCTCCACCTACTATAACGACCTCTACGAGACCAAGGCCATAAAGGGGGTCTTCGGGGCCCACGCGAAGAAGGTCAAGGTAAGCTCCACCAAGAGCATGACCGGGCATCTCCTGGGCGCGGCCGGAGGCATAGAGGCCGTCTTTACCGTACTCGCCATAAAGAACGGCGTCCTGCCGCCCACCGTGAACTACGAAACGCCCGACCCGGAATGCGACCTGGACTACGTCCCGAACGTCGCCGAAGAGGGCGGGATAAGGGCCGCCTTGAGCAACTCCTTCGGATTCGGCGGGACCAACGCCGTCCTGGCCTTCAAGGCCTTCAAGGGATAG